A single genomic interval of Bos indicus isolate NIAB-ARS_2022 breed Sahiwal x Tharparkar chromosome 5, NIAB-ARS_B.indTharparkar_mat_pri_1.0, whole genome shotgun sequence harbors:
- the CCER1 gene encoding coiled-coil domain-containing glutamate-rich protein 1: protein MTQTLDTKEDPLNLGGGWASSAPLRTWSFGPRRRRGAPVYRRRPRYGPKAEYEPPRKQAKQQYGPGPWFQPPWRPYWAVYSNWGRWRGPWCPPPAGFRKPPGRVQVIRVYGLHPLCLCCCSCCHGPWNPGWARPPGRKKRWGRRGRGLRRHPRRSAQRSPPVDLSTLLRPVNLYGWRAPGMRAPRNTTQFIMNQIYEDMRQQEKLERQQEALRAQQAQAASTASPEGAFGNDVPPSGGQEDEELQDTLYSFVRNPSLVFSPDPDEEKQTATSQLVEEEEEGEREEEEEEWCDEEECDGKELESQEEDEESEAKDEEDEESEAKDEEEGEEADYMEEREEEDEEDEAEEIAEEEEGLAEDEQTEEENHLPLEMPLSFLVGAEEERENFMNCTYLSPKQGIPKVAQEALFMVQDINC, encoded by the coding sequence ATGACCCAGACCCTCGACACAAAAGAGGATCCTCTTAACCTGGGCGGCGGCTGGGCATCCTCTGCCCCGTTACGCACCTGGTCGTTTGGCCCCCGAAGGCGCAGGGGCGCTCCCGTTTACAGGCGGCGGCCTCGCTACGGCCCCAAGGCCGAATACGAGCCCCCGAGGAAACAGGCGAAGCAGCAATACGGTCCAGGCCCTTGGTTCCAACCACCCTGGCGTCCCTACTGGGCCGTGTATTCTAACTGGGGGCGCTGGAGAGGGCCCTGGTGCCCACCTCCGGCGGGATTCAGGAAGCCCCCGGGCCGGGTGCAAGTGATCCGGGTGTACGGCCTGCATCCGCtctgcctttgctgctgctcctgctgccatGGGCCCTGGAACCCCGGCTGGGCGAGGCCCCCGGGCAGAAAGAAGCGCTGGGGTCGCCGGGGCCGCGGCCTGCGCCGTCACCCTCGCCGCTCCGCCCAGAGGAGCCCTCCGGTGGATCTGAGCACATTGCTGCGGCCGGTCAACCTGTACGGGTGGCGCGCCCCTGGCATGCGGGCGCCGCGCAACACCACGCAGTTCATCATGAACCAGATCTACGAGGACATGCGGCAGCAGGAGAAGCTAGAGCGCCAGCAGGAGGCGCTGCGGGCGCAGCAGGCCCAGGCAGCGAGCACAGCCTCCCCGGAGGGCGCCTTCGGAAACGACGTCCCACCTAGCGGTGGCCAGGAAGACGAGGAGCTGCAAGATACTCTGTACAGCTTTGTGCGGAATCCCTCTCTCGTCTTCAGCCCTGACCCAGATGAGGAAAAGCAGACGGCCACCTCACAgctggtggaggaggaagaggaaggggagagagaagaggaggaggaggagtggtgTGACGAGGAGGAGTGTGATGGCAAGGAGCTGGAGAGCCAGGAGGAGGACGAAGAGTCAGAGGCCAAAGATGAGGAGGACGAAGAGTCAGAGGCCAAAGATGAGGAGGAGGGCGAAGAGGCTGATTACATGGAGGAGCgggaggaggaagatgaggaggaCGAAGCGGAGGAGAtagcagaggaagaagaggggctGGCGGAGGATGAGCAGACTGAGGAAGAGAATCATTTGCCTCTGGAAATGCCTTTATCATTCCTAGTGGGGGccgaagaagagagagagaactttatGAACTGTACCTATTTAAGCCCCaaacagggaattcccaaagTGGCACAGGAAGCTCTCTTCATGGTACAGGACATTAACTGTTAA